The following are encoded together in the Planctobacterium marinum genome:
- a CDS encoding SPFH domain-containing protein — protein sequence MKVLMLRAVIVTSALLLVSGCSLFGEKVQVPPAHIGKVLTKDGYKKDNYGPSRFRLDPCFAYCDSLVLLETSDQPVTERFALFMPKDQLNMGFDLRMTVSVDDAQIDNIYKRVPAEKGLISFNKIYVTYAQPIIRDVARQIMAKYTINEVASSRERLSAELQNAIGEALKAAPLKLKRLGLADVQFPEIITKAKEQAAERREQIEREKAQFEIQKIQQERELAQAQMQRAIDREKAEATKEVNEILAKSVTDKYLSYRSLEVLEKMAESKNKVFVPVEALGSLGLQQAVFAEQVKQTAKSKKN from the coding sequence ATGAAGGTATTGATGTTAAGAGCCGTAATAGTGACCAGCGCTTTGTTGCTGGTGTCGGGTTGTAGCCTGTTTGGCGAAAAGGTACAGGTTCCGCCGGCACATATCGGTAAAGTACTCACTAAAGATGGCTATAAAAAGGATAACTATGGTCCCTCTCGGTTTCGTTTAGATCCCTGTTTTGCCTATTGTGATTCCCTCGTGTTATTGGAAACTTCCGACCAGCCGGTAACCGAGCGCTTTGCCTTGTTCATGCCCAAAGACCAATTGAATATGGGTTTTGACCTGCGCATGACTGTAAGCGTAGATGATGCCCAAATCGATAATATCTACAAACGCGTTCCGGCTGAAAAGGGCTTGATTTCCTTTAACAAGATTTATGTTACCTATGCTCAGCCTATTATTCGGGATGTCGCCCGTCAGATAATGGCCAAATACACAATCAATGAGGTTGCCAGTTCTCGTGAGCGGTTGAGCGCTGAATTGCAAAACGCTATTGGTGAAGCGCTCAAGGCCGCGCCGCTCAAACTGAAACGATTGGGTCTGGCTGATGTGCAATTCCCGGAAATAATTACTAAAGCGAAAGAGCAAGCCGCTGAGCGCAGGGAACAAATCGAACGGGAAAAAGCCCAGTTTGAAATCCAAAAAATTCAGCAAGAACGAGAGTTGGCCCAAGCGCAAATGCAGCGTGCCATCGACCGTGAAAAAGCCGAAGCCACCAAAGAAGTTAATGAGATTCTGGCTAAGTCCGTCACTGATAAGTATTTGTCGTACCGTTCTTTGGAGGTTTTAGAGAAAATGGCGGAGTCCAAGAACAAGGTGTTTGTGCCTGTTGAGGCACTGGGTTCCTTAGGTTTGCAACAGGCGGTATTTGCCGAGCAGGTTAAACAAACCGCGAAAAGTAAAAAGAATTAG
- a CDS encoding SOS response-associated peptidase family protein, with product MCGRLNVTDAPGVRALCDTLDIELGYEPQIFQRYIGAASKVSIVREKNGKRIMENAIWWLLLEPTETGFKPSRYTSINTRYDSLNNPRKAGYRPFRQSRILIPVMGFGESEYKSGKLLHCHDMQAKEGGLLMAGLCKEWRHSGTGESITSCSVITLPPHPKLQNIHSKSTPMMFPQDSALIDAWLDGTNQQVEQFEPLLQPAIYQDLKIQQISKPSKFNDTLGEPFEIVAD from the coding sequence ATGTGTGGCCGACTCAATGTTACCGATGCTCCGGGTGTCAGAGCTCTGTGCGACACCCTGGACATAGAGCTTGGGTACGAGCCGCAGATCTTCCAGCGTTACATTGGCGCTGCCAGTAAAGTGTCCATTGTGCGAGAGAAAAATGGCAAGCGCATTATGGAAAACGCCATCTGGTGGTTGCTACTGGAGCCCACCGAAACGGGCTTTAAACCCTCTCGGTATACCAGCATTAACACCCGTTACGATAGCCTGAACAATCCCCGTAAAGCGGGCTATCGTCCCTTTCGTCAAAGTCGAATTCTGATCCCAGTAATGGGTTTTGGCGAGTCGGAATACAAGTCAGGAAAACTACTGCACTGTCATGATATGCAGGCCAAAGAAGGAGGCCTGCTGATGGCGGGTTTGTGCAAAGAATGGCGTCATTCTGGCACCGGGGAAAGCATCACATCTTGTTCAGTGATCACCTTGCCGCCCCATCCCAAACTGCAAAATATTCATTCCAAATCAACTCCTATGATGTTCCCTCAGGATAGTGCACTTATCGATGCCTGGCTGGATGGAACTAACCAACAAGTAGAACAATTTGAGCCTTTATTGCAACCCGCAATTTACCAGGACTTAAAGATTCAGCAGATCAGCAAGCCAAGTAAATTTAACGATACCTTGGGCGAGCCGTTTGAAATTGTTGCTGACTGA
- the parC gene encoding DNA topoisomerase IV subunit A, protein MNDDITISQDGVEQLPIRRFAEDAYLNYSMYVIMDRALPHIGDGLKPVQRRIVYAMSDLGLSANAKYKKSARTVGDVLGKFHPHGDSACYEAMVLMAQPFSYRYPLVDGQGNWGAPDDPKSFAAMRYTEARLSRFSEVLLQEIGQGTVDWQPNFDGTLKEPKVLPARLPHILLNGVTGIAVGMATDIPPHNVRELANACAHLLDNSKADLSELMEFVQGPDYPTEAEIITPKDDIRKLYETGKGSIKMRAVFHEDNGDVVITALPHQASGAKVLEQIAAQMTAKKLPMVSDLRDESDHENPVRLVLTPRSNRVDVEQMMQHLFATTDLEKNYRVNLNMIGLDGRPQVKTLAMILREWLEYRKATVTRRLQYRLDKVLARLHILEGLLIAFLNIDEVIRIIRYEDEPKQELMKRFALTDTQAEAILELKLRHLAKLEEMKIKGEQDELNAEREKLEQLLSSDRRLKTLIKKEILADAEKYGDERRSPIVERGEAKALSEKELVPSEAVTVVLSEKGWARCAKGHDVDVVGLSYKAGDKYLSSAKGRSNQQVVFMDTSGRAFSCDAHSLPSARSQGEPLTGRFSVVAGESFEHAIMAEDSQKFLISSDAGYGFVGQFTDMLSKAKAGKAYLSLPTGAKAMRPGRVHNLETDWCMAISNEGRLLLFPLKDLPSLGKGKGNKIISIPSARSQSREEYVSILEVVPDGASVKVTAGKRSMTLSSKDLEHYRGERGRRGNKLPRGLQRVDAVEIELAAAAQAPELGAEEPPSSEE, encoded by the coding sequence ATGAACGACGACATTACAATTTCCCAAGACGGTGTAGAACAACTACCGATTCGACGTTTTGCCGAAGATGCTTACCTGAATTATTCCATGTACGTGATCATGGACAGGGCTTTGCCGCACATAGGTGATGGCTTAAAACCCGTGCAAAGGCGTATTGTCTATGCCATGTCGGATTTGGGTTTAAGTGCCAATGCTAAATACAAAAAATCAGCCCGTACTGTGGGTGACGTATTAGGTAAATTCCACCCCCACGGCGACTCCGCTTGTTATGAAGCTATGGTGCTGATGGCCCAACCCTTTTCTTATCGCTATCCCTTGGTGGATGGTCAGGGTAACTGGGGTGCGCCGGATGATCCCAAATCCTTTGCAGCAATGCGTTACACCGAAGCTAGGTTATCCCGTTTTAGTGAAGTCTTATTACAAGAGATAGGGCAAGGCACTGTTGACTGGCAACCCAACTTTGACGGCACCCTGAAAGAGCCGAAAGTATTACCCGCCCGCCTGCCACATATTTTGCTCAACGGGGTAACCGGTATTGCGGTGGGCATGGCCACGGATATTCCACCGCACAATGTGCGAGAGCTGGCCAACGCCTGCGCCCACTTGCTAGATAACAGCAAAGCAGACCTCAGTGAATTGATGGAGTTTGTGCAAGGGCCGGATTATCCCACAGAAGCCGAAATCATTACCCCAAAAGACGATATTCGCAAGTTGTATGAAACGGGCAAGGGCTCCATCAAGATGCGCGCGGTTTTCCACGAAGATAACGGTGATGTCGTTATAACCGCTTTACCTCATCAAGCGTCAGGCGCGAAAGTACTGGAACAGATTGCCGCGCAAATGACAGCGAAAAAGCTACCTATGGTTAGCGATTTGCGGGACGAATCAGATCACGAAAACCCGGTGCGCCTGGTATTGACACCTCGCTCAAATCGGGTGGATGTAGAGCAAATGATGCAGCACCTGTTTGCCACCACCGATCTTGAGAAAAACTATCGTGTTAATCTCAATATGATTGGCCTCGACGGGCGTCCTCAGGTTAAGACCCTGGCCATGATCCTCAGAGAGTGGCTAGAGTACCGCAAAGCAACGGTAACTCGTCGGCTGCAATATCGCCTGGATAAAGTCTTGGCGCGCTTGCATATTTTGGAAGGTTTGTTGATTGCTTTCTTAAATATTGACGAAGTGATCCGCATCATCCGCTATGAAGATGAGCCTAAACAAGAATTGATGAAACGCTTCGCGCTCACTGATACCCAAGCCGAAGCCATCTTAGAATTAAAATTACGTCATCTTGCCAAACTGGAAGAAATGAAAATCAAGGGGGAGCAAGATGAGCTGAACGCCGAACGCGAAAAACTGGAACAATTACTCAGCTCAGATCGCCGTCTGAAAACCTTGATCAAAAAAGAGATTCTGGCAGATGCCGAAAAATACGGTGATGAGCGTCGCTCCCCTATCGTTGAGCGGGGCGAAGCTAAAGCCCTGTCTGAGAAAGAGCTGGTGCCTTCAGAAGCAGTTACCGTAGTGCTATCAGAAAAAGGTTGGGCCCGCTGTGCCAAAGGCCATGATGTTGACGTTGTGGGCTTGAGTTATAAAGCTGGTGACAAATATCTCAGTAGCGCCAAGGGTCGCAGTAATCAGCAAGTGGTGTTTATGGATACCTCAGGGAGGGCTTTCTCTTGTGATGCTCACAGCCTGCCCTCGGCAAGAAGCCAGGGTGAGCCACTGACCGGGCGCTTTTCTGTAGTCGCTGGTGAAAGCTTCGAGCACGCCATCATGGCGGAAGACAGCCAGAAATTTCTGATATCCTCCGATGCTGGTTACGGTTTTGTCGGGCAATTCACTGATATGTTGAGCAAAGCCAAAGCCGGCAAAGCTTACCTTTCGCTGCCCACAGGAGCGAAAGCCATGCGACCGGGACGAGTGCACAACCTGGAAACCGACTGGTGTATGGCCATTTCTAACGAAGGCCGTTTACTGCTATTCCCCCTCAAAGATCTGCCCAGTTTAGGCAAGGGCAAAGGGAATAAAATTATCAGCATTCCTTCGGCCAGATCACAATCCCGAGAGGAATATGTCAGTATTCTTGAGGTGGTGCCAGATGGTGCATCAGTGAAAGTCACTGCCGGCAAACGCTCCATGACGCTCAGCTCCAAAGACTTAGAGCATTATCGCGGTGAACGTGGCCGCCGTGGTAACAAGTTACCACGCGGATTGCAGCGAGTGGATGCGGTTGAAATCGAATTAGCCGCTGCAGCACAGGCTCCTGAGCTTGGTGCGGAAGAGCCCCCTTCCAGCGAGGAGTAA
- a CDS encoding PAS domain-containing protein codes for METEVLANIHKEAGFDVFRNLAGDSLGRVLELFVLNTFDSLLITTPEVQDHKILYANPVFCKMTGYELDELLGKRPSILSGEKTSPEVIERLKHNLRNGEPFYGATVNYRKDGSEYYVEWNIHHVRDDNGKTLFFVSIQKDLTKLKTTLDRLKHRSENFKSFLTELVEYESDEMDIAELATQKRASEEKQLKSDARLFTKGLRSEAREAQFGDEFFDFDLDEPGVLVSTSSSAKLSAQQFLTQTTTRQTDINTLGECIDDLLNFCEIAKSKDEDLIDAVDLFTEFQAIGNTLFYIEEFTELGTTISELHLKYSADEGLLPSALLPVVEGIGKDLKNWYNGIFIEQEVEDIHWLDPSLVGSCRQLLTMLA; via the coding sequence GTGGAAACTGAAGTGCTGGCGAATATTCACAAGGAGGCGGGGTTCGATGTCTTTCGCAATCTGGCGGGAGATTCTTTAGGCAGAGTGCTGGAGTTATTTGTCCTGAATACGTTTGATTCGTTACTGATCACCACACCGGAAGTGCAGGATCACAAAATCCTGTACGCCAACCCGGTGTTCTGCAAGATGACCGGCTATGAACTGGATGAGCTGTTGGGAAAACGCCCATCAATTCTCTCGGGAGAAAAAACCAGTCCGGAGGTGATTGAGCGATTAAAACACAACTTACGAAATGGTGAGCCCTTTTATGGTGCCACGGTAAATTATCGAAAGGATGGCAGCGAATATTACGTAGAGTGGAATATTCATCACGTTCGAGATGATAACGGCAAAACCTTATTTTTTGTCTCTATCCAAAAAGACCTGACTAAACTCAAAACCACCTTAGACCGACTCAAACACCGCAGTGAAAACTTCAAAAGCTTTCTGACCGAACTGGTTGAATATGAATCAGACGAAATGGATATTGCCGAGTTGGCTACTCAGAAAAGAGCATCCGAAGAAAAGCAGCTAAAGTCTGATGCCAGATTGTTTACCAAGGGGCTGCGCAGCGAAGCGCGGGAGGCTCAGTTCGGTGACGAATTTTTTGATTTTGACCTGGATGAACCCGGGGTTTTAGTTAGTACGAGCTCATCGGCTAAGCTCTCAGCCCAGCAGTTCCTAACCCAAACCACAACTCGCCAAACAGATATCAATACACTGGGTGAATGCATTGACGATTTACTTAACTTCTGTGAGATTGCAAAAAGCAAGGACGAGGACCTTATTGATGCTGTCGATTTATTTACCGAATTTCAGGCAATAGGTAACACACTTTTCTATATCGAAGAATTTACCGAACTGGGTACCACGATTTCGGAATTACACCTGAAATACAGCGCTGATGAGGGATTACTGCCAAGTGCTTTATTACCGGTTGTGGAAGGTATTGGTAAGGATTTAAAAAACTGGTACAACGGCATTTTTATAGAGCAAGAGGTTGAAGATATTCATTGGCTAGATCCCAGTCTGGTGGGTTCCTGTCGTCAGTTATTGACCATGCTGGCATAG